TTGAAAATTTCAGGAAGGATTTCTCCTGATTTTCCACCAAAGTGAAGTTGTATGGAAGGAGTGAGTGATGTGGTTTCTGGATTGATTTCTATTCCTAGGGCACCGTTACGAATGGCAGTAAGAGCCAAATTAGCAGGAACCGAAACATTGGCACTAGTCCCAATCACAAATACTACATGTGCCACTTTGCTCTGTTCCCAAGCTTTTGTGAGTAGGCGGTTGTCATAACCTTCTCCAAACCAAACAATGTCTGGTCGTAATAAAGATTCACAAGCCATACAAAATTTAAGCCCTGGTTTATCCAAATCATCCTCTTCCAAATGGAATTTGGCATGACATTGAGTACATCGTGCACGGAAAATATTTCCATGGATTTCTAGAAGGTTTTTGCTCCCAGCTTTTGGATGCAGTCCATCGACATTTTGTGTGATGAGATTTACCGAAGGAAAAGCTGTTTGCCATTTTGCAATTGTTAGGTGTCCTTCATTCGGTTTTGCCTCGTGGCAAATGCCTCGCCTCCAGTCATACCATTCCCAAACTACTTCGGGATGTCTCGCGAAGGCTTCCGGTGTGGCTAGTTCTTTAGCTTTGTAAGTCTTCCAATACCCACCCTCGCCACGAAAGGTAGGAATCCCACTTTCGCTAGAAATCCCAGCTCCGGTTAGAAACATAATATTCCGAGCATTGCGGATTCGTTGGATGACATCGGGTGGGAGGAGATTCATCTGTGGGATCATTCTAATAAAATGGGTAAAAAATTAAATCGGAAAAAATTACGGAAAAAGAAAACTGGTAGCCAATGGCAAATCACTGGGAAGAAGTCCAAAAAAAAATAGAATCCATTCGCGAAAAACAATTGTTTCGGGAAACTCGTATCTACCGAGGAATTGATTTTTGCTCTAATGATTATATGGGCCTTGCAACTAATTCGAGTATGTTGGAGTTTTTCCAATCACGAAAGGATATTTATCCCTTTGGTTCGACTGCTTCTCGTTTGGTTCGGGGTAATACCCCATCGATGGATCAGTTTGAAACTGAGTTTGCCAATTTTGTAGAAGGGGAGGCAGCTCTTCTTGTTTCTACGGGTTTTACGGCAAACTTTGGTCTTTTGGATTCGATTGCTGCCCCCGATTGTTATGTGTTTACCGATCGCCTCAACCATGCCTCTATTTTAGATGGGATTCGTATCACCGGCGCCCAGAAAAAATACTACAACCATTTGGATCTAGGCCATTTACGATCTCTATTAGCAAAAACAAATATCGAAGATCCAACAGGAAAAAAAAAGCGAATCGTGGTGACAGAATCTTTGTTTAGTATGGATGGAGATTCTCCCGATTTAAAAACCTTACTCTCTCTAAAAAATGAATTTGGATTTGTCCTTGTTTTGGATGAAGCCCATGCTTTCGGAATTTATGGCCCAAGTGGAAAGGGTCTGGTCTTTCAGGACCTAACCCCTT
The sequence above is drawn from the Leptospira sp. WS4.C2 genome and encodes:
- a CDS encoding aminotransferase class I/II-fold pyridoxal phosphate-dependent enzyme → MANHWEEVQKKIESIREKQLFRETRIYRGIDFCSNDYMGLATNSSMLEFFQSRKDIYPFGSTASRLVRGNTPSMDQFETEFANFVEGEAALLVSTGFTANFGLLDSIAAPDCYVFTDRLNHASILDGIRITGAQKKYYNHLDLGHLRSLLAKTNIEDPTGKKKRIVVTESLFSMDGDSPDLKTLLSLKNEFGFVLVLDEAHAFGIYGPSGKGLVFQDLTPSEIQSIDYRVYTLGKSLGLEGGIIVTKKIGRDHLVNVMRSFIFSTAPLPMVSELASFALSLLGSMDKERKNLLAMASELKDSLKQNGFLITNSTSHIIPILLETEKQALFYAECLQEKGLDVRAIRPPTVPTPRLRISLNAKLTMKDIQRLVDELIFVRKKWNSH
- a CDS encoding NAD-dependent deacylase, with amino-acid sequence MNLLPPDVIQRIRNARNIMFLTGAGISSESGIPTFRGEGGYWKTYKAKELATPEAFARHPEVVWEWYDWRRGICHEAKPNEGHLTIAKWQTAFPSVNLITQNVDGLHPKAGSKNLLEIHGNIFRARCTQCHAKFHLEEDDLDKPGLKFCMACESLLRPDIVWFGEGYDNRLLTKAWEQSKVAHVVFVIGTSANVSVPANLALTAIRNGALGIEINPETTSLTPSIQLHFGGKSGEILPEIFNEVYPDGIPM